TTGTTGTTGCTAGTCAAGATGAAAAATTTAACTACGAAGGCAAAGAAGACTATTTAAGACCTGCTGTCGGATTAGCTGCTCCACAAATTGGAATCAATAAAGACATGTTTTACATCAGATTTAATTTACCTAATGACAAAATTGAAGAATATGCAATGATCAATACTGAATACATCGCTAAGTCTTCAAGATTAGCTGCTCTTGAAGAAGGCGAAGGTTGTTTAAGCGTTGATGAAGATAAGCACGGAATAGTTCCAAGAGCATGAATAATTTCTGTTAAAGGATTTGATTGATTAAGAAAAGAATGAGTTGAGTTAAAACTTAAAGATTACCGTTCTATTGTTTTCCAACATGAAATGGATCATAATATTGGTAATTTATACTATGATCACATAAATAATGAAGATCCTGAGTTTATTGGTGATGATTGAGT
The Mesoplasma entomophilum DNA segment above includes these coding regions:
- the def gene encoding peptide deformylase codes for the protein MSIKNYLLQTEIPSNNWLTKDDNKEIIRSVSSKVADVNNLTEDEELTMKKLIDFVVASQDEKFNYEGKEDYLRPAVGLAAPQIGINKDMFYIRFNLPNDKIEEYAMINTEYIAKSSRLAALEEGEGCLSVDEDKHGIVPRAWIISVKGFDWLRKEWVELKLKDYRSIVFQHEMDHNIGNLYYDHINNEDPEFIGDDWVIL